In a single window of the Gossypium hirsutum isolate 1008001.06 chromosome D02, Gossypium_hirsutum_v2.1, whole genome shotgun sequence genome:
- the LOC107934838 gene encoding uncharacterized protein has protein sequence MEESQNYGHRHPLLLLLNEHQPIVANCSRCGEKVSTPCFSCAQDCGFYLHKVCAEAPLELNHPFHLDHPLLLMQIAPYSFGHYICDFCHKEDNKFVYHCSCELDFHIKCALFTFNIAENNLKELDHVALHDPLISTENGDYVAMCFGCCEPLANYTHFSPDFGFNLHEKCAKLPLKLNFT, from the coding sequence ATGGAGGAGTCACAGAATTATGGTCACCGACATCCCTTGCTTCTTCTTTTGAATGAACATCAGCCGATTGTAGCTAACTGCTCAAGGTGTGGAGAGAAGGTGTCAACTCCATGTTTTAGCTGTGCCCAGGATTGTGGGTTTTATCTTCACAAGGTATGTGCCGAGGCACCTTTGGAGCTTAATCACCCTTTTCATCTCGACCATCCTCTTCTTCTTATGCAGATTGCACCTTATTCATTTGGACACTACATTTGTGATTTTTGTCATAAAGAGGATAATAAGTTTGTTTATCATTGCTCTTGCGAATTGGACTTTCATATTAAATGTGCtttgtttacatttaatattgcTGAGAATAATTTGAAAGAGCTTGACCATGTTGCCCTTCATGATCCATTGATTTCCACTGAAAATGGTGATTATGTTGCCATGTGCTTTGGGTGTTGCGAACCATTAGCAAATTATACACATTTTTCTCCAGATTTTGGATTTAATTTACATGAGAAATGTGCGAAGCTTCCTCTCAAATTGAATTTTACGTAG
- the LOC121203237 gene encoding uncharacterized protein gives MVHKRCTTLPRIIKSKWHDHRLFHKYFLPDEVRSSDCIICHNEVNPKHGSYCCSHCNITFHVRCVTEDKGLYSIVSLENEDEMPNESSIIVIERNDAGEATKIKHFKHMHNLTLGPFDGGYGNSCNGCMLPITDPCYYCSECVFFLHKTCAELPKMMNVWYHYCQEPLALISDKVFGCAECWLISNAFAYECCGCEANICLRCVIALTPGARTSLKHKHPLFYYRRQREKCNACGTANVGVFCCKDCNFVLDLRCFSLPIKARHKCDEHLLSLMDHDDNSYSKSHHCDICENSRHPNHWFYHCATCDTSAHVGCVLRRNYPFLKLGNIYEGTDHPHPLTIVKKKYYYPNCDKYSKPCEDMALECSKSECKYIAHWNCVKSISLWVGLKRHFIYK, from the coding sequence ATGGTCCATAAAAGGTGCACTACATTGCCACGTATCATCAAAAGCAAGTGGCATGATCATCGCCTTTTTCACAAATATTTCCTTCCAGATGAAGTTAGAAGTTCAGACTGCATCATTTGTCATAATGAAGTCAATCCAAAGCATGGTAGTTATTGTTGTTCACATTGCAATATTACATTCCATGTGCGTTGTGTGACAGAGGATAAAGGCTTATATTCAATAGTTTCACTAGAAAATGAAGATGAGATGCCCAATGAAAGTTCCATCATTGTTATCGAGAGGAACGATGCTGGAGAAGCTACAAAAATAAAGCATTTCAAGCATATGCATAATCTAACGTTAGGTCCCTTTGATGGAGGATATGGAAATAGTTGCAACGGGTGTATGCTGCCAATCACGGATCCATGTTACTACTGTTCAGAATGTGTTTTTTTTCTTCACAAAACGTGTGCCGAGTTACCTAAGATGATGAATGTTTGGTATCATTATTGCCAAGAGCCTCTCGCCCTTATTTCAGACAAGGTTTTTGGGTGTGCAGAATGTTGGCTAATATCTAATGCCTTTGCTTATGAATGTTGTGGATGTGAGGCAAATATATGTCTCCGATGTGTGATTGCTCTTACTCCTGGTGCTCGAACAAGTTTGAAACATAAACACCCCCTCTTTTACTACAGAAGGCAACGTGAGAAATGCAATGCTTGTGGTACGGCTAATGTGGGGGTATTTTGTTGTAAGGATTGCAATTTTGTGCTAGATCTTCGATGTTTTTCACTTCCAATTAAAGCTCGTCACAAATGCGATGAGCATCTTCTTTCACTCATGGATCATGATGATAACAGTTATTCAAAAAGTCATCATTGTGATATCTGTGAAAACAGTCGACATCCAAATCATTGGTTTTATCATTGTGCAACATGCGATACTTCTGCTCATGTTGGTTGTGTTCTTAGAAGAAACTATCCATTCCTCAAACTCGGGAATATCTATGAAGGAACAGATCATCCACACCCACTCACCATTGTGAAGAAGAAGTATTACTACCCTAATTGTGATAAATACAGTAAGCCTTGTGAAGATATGGCTCTTGAATGCTCCAAGTCGGAGTGCAAATATATTGCCCACTGGAATTGTGTGAAATCCATTTCTCTATGGGTTGGATTGAAACGCCACTTTATTTACAAGTAA